A window from Streptomyces sp. NBC_00271 encodes these proteins:
- a CDS encoding TerD family protein, whose amino-acid sequence MREMIKGSNVSLAALSENIDSVIVSLGWGSSSGEGDADVSVLLLDANGKVRSDADFYFYNNPVAADGSVQLLGKTPTADGNEDRISFDLTAVSCEVDRIVLAASRYEGARFGELEGVKLALADGGGEELLRFAIDDADSVSAIIFGELYRRAEEWKFRAVGQGYDAGLAGLATDFGVDIDDDATAEEMLDGAAGDNQTDATATVRADEPKRQETLRAVPSPRQPEDEAQPRKSAARPRTAKKKVTLPKAAKKTLAENESWKDARLFPASALKSDRERETRATSVLLSVMAQVPEFGRRLTAAFGAPAGRMETFTEVTLPHGDTPRRPDGVIRVERAGKLWTALVETKTNGSALKADQVQAYMDIAARRGYEAVITLSNDVALEGSPLVEVKIDGRRKHKVALWHLSWAEVAHQAQMLIRHEGVGNAAHAWLLQELLHYLQHENSGCHGFQNMGPAWVPVRNGIDDETLCQGDPRALEVVESWERLIRQVCLRLGGELGQKVLPVHRAKRGTDPKALRARLADQLCLDGTLQSELRIEGTPGVLAISADLRTGKLRTSIEIPAPEQGYPLTWAKRLVRRLAEAPADLHIETLVEGETGGPRGTLERLRPEPADMLPKETATQIVGFRLSLLKSMGSSRGNAESGFIRSVDDAVNRFYTSVAVHLDGATPRRAPSKEETTTG is encoded by the coding sequence ATGCGTGAAATGATCAAGGGGTCGAATGTATCTCTCGCGGCTTTGAGCGAGAACATCGATTCGGTGATCGTCAGCCTGGGCTGGGGGAGCTCGTCCGGCGAAGGGGATGCCGACGTGTCCGTCCTGTTGCTGGACGCGAACGGCAAGGTCCGCAGCGACGCCGACTTCTACTTCTACAACAACCCGGTGGCCGCAGACGGGAGCGTGCAGCTTCTGGGCAAGACACCGACGGCGGACGGCAACGAGGACCGGATCAGCTTCGACCTGACCGCGGTGTCCTGCGAAGTCGATCGCATCGTCCTGGCTGCCAGCCGTTACGAAGGCGCTCGCTTCGGCGAACTGGAAGGCGTGAAGCTGGCGTTGGCGGACGGCGGAGGTGAGGAACTCCTCCGCTTCGCCATCGACGACGCCGATTCGGTGAGCGCGATCATCTTCGGCGAGTTGTACAGGCGTGCGGAAGAGTGGAAGTTCCGCGCCGTCGGCCAGGGCTACGATGCGGGCCTCGCCGGTCTGGCCACGGACTTCGGGGTCGACATCGACGACGACGCGACGGCCGAGGAGATGCTGGACGGGGCCGCCGGCGACAATCAGACGGACGCGACGGCAACGGTGCGGGCCGACGAACCGAAGCGGCAAGAGACGCTGAGGGCGGTCCCCTCCCCCCGTCAACCTGAAGACGAGGCCCAGCCGAGGAAGTCGGCCGCGCGGCCTCGTACGGCCAAGAAGAAGGTCACTCTGCCCAAGGCGGCCAAGAAGACGCTGGCGGAGAACGAGTCGTGGAAAGACGCAAGGCTCTTCCCCGCGTCGGCGCTCAAGAGCGACCGGGAGCGTGAAACGCGTGCGACCTCGGTACTCCTGTCCGTGATGGCCCAGGTGCCTGAATTCGGCAGGAGACTCACCGCCGCGTTCGGAGCGCCGGCCGGTCGGATGGAGACCTTCACCGAGGTCACCCTGCCGCACGGCGACACCCCGCGACGCCCCGATGGAGTGATCCGAGTCGAACGGGCCGGCAAGTTGTGGACGGCACTCGTCGAGACGAAGACCAACGGCAGTGCGCTCAAGGCCGATCAGGTACAGGCGTACATGGACATCGCCGCGCGCCGTGGCTACGAGGCCGTGATCACCCTGTCGAACGACGTTGCGTTGGAGGGCAGCCCGCTCGTCGAGGTCAAGATCGACGGGAGGCGCAAACACAAAGTTGCCCTTTGGCACCTGTCATGGGCGGAAGTCGCCCATCAAGCACAGATGTTGATCAGGCACGAGGGTGTCGGCAATGCGGCGCACGCCTGGCTCCTCCAGGAACTGCTGCATTACTTGCAGCACGAGAACTCCGGCTGCCACGGCTTCCAGAACATGGGACCGGCCTGGGTACCGGTACGCAACGGGATCGACGACGAAACCCTGTGCCAGGGAGACCCGCGCGCGCTGGAGGTCGTCGAGAGCTGGGAGCGCCTCATCCGCCAGGTCTGCCTACGGCTGGGCGGCGAACTGGGGCAGAAAGTACTGCCTGTCCACCGCGCCAAGCGCGGAACCGATCCGAAAGCACTCCGTGCCCGCCTCGCAGATCAGCTCTGTCTCGACGGGACACTCCAATCGGAACTGCGCATCGAGGGAACGCCCGGCGTCCTGGCGATCAGCGCAGACCTGCGTACGGGCAAGCTCCGCACGTCCATCGAGATCCCGGCGCCCGAGCAGGGCTACCCCCTGACGTGGGCGAAGCGACTCGTCCGGCGCCTGGCCGAGGCACCGGCGGATCTTCACATCGAAACCCTCGTCGAAGGGGAAACGGGTGGCCCACGGGGAACGCTGGAACGTCTCCGCCCCGAGCCGGCCGACATGCTGCCCAAAGAGACCGCCACCCAGATCGTCGGCTTCCGACTCTCTCTCCTCAAGAGCATGGGAAGCAGCCGCGGGAACGCCGAGTCAGGCTTCATCCGCAGCGTCGACGACGCGGTGAACCGCTTCTACACCAGCGTGGCGGTCCATTTGGACGGTGCGACACCTCGCCGCGCACCTTCGAAGGAAGAGACGACGACGGGCTGA